One Mugil cephalus isolate CIBA_MC_2020 chromosome 8, CIBA_Mcephalus_1.1, whole genome shotgun sequence genomic window carries:
- the zbtb34 gene encoding zinc finger and BTB domain-containing protein 34 isoform X1 — translation MSERPSYCSAVGKLEKHIQEMDDGSYIEFDVPEFSNTVLTQLNELRLQGKLCDIIVHIQGQPFRAHKAVLAASSPYFRDHSALSTMSGLSISVIKSPEVFEQLLAFCYTGHMSLQLKDIISFLTAASFLQMQTIIDKCTQILESIHSKISLPVSVCSPEKDNMQNSRNGVNDSNLFINPTQISPPYYSRQNQAGHEARLELAGKGRARQQQEEGQSDRGSSDSVSEHDAPMEGETEQVELIGKDGQVTDVHVKVEKTDRPTYSDSSSAGDDGYHTELVDGEQVLAVSVGSYGPVIQAPTYSYSGLSSPCFVNLSNSSPSRSMLSGFRGGRARAKRPLAIPAGVLSHIKPGSDEGESAVGPTGLENDVRERSLRSQWYPYNERLICIYCGKTFNQKGSLDRHMRLHMGITPFVCKFCGKKYTRKDQLEYHIRGHTDNKPFHCQICGKCFPFQGTLNQHLRKKHMGASESSNHTDSPERTEGSSGQKDQEDTSEGMAFEAQYAEEAPANDVEESSKCSPEEAQASRCDF, via the exons ATGTCGGAGCGTCCGAGCTATTGCAGT GCTGTCGGCAAACTGGAGAAACATATCCAAGAAATGGACGACGGCAGCTACATCGAGTTTGATGTGCCGGAGTTCAGCAACACTGTTCTAACCCAACTCAATGAGTTGCGCCTGCAAGGAAAGTTGTGTGACATTATTGTTCACATTCAGGGCCAGCCGTTTCGAGCACACAAGGCCGTGCTGGCGGCGAGTTCACCCTACTTTCGTGACCACTCGGCTCTCAGCACCATGAGTGGCCTTTCCATTTCGGTCATCAAAAGCCCTGAGGTGTTTGAGCAGCTCCTTGCTTTCTGCTACACAGGTCACATGTCCCTCCAGCTCAAGGATATTATCAGTTTCCTCACTGCTGCCAGCTTTCTGCAGATGCAGACTATCATTGACAAGTGCACCCAAATTCTTGAGAGCATCCATTCCAAGATCAGCCTCCCAGTCAGTGTCTGCAGTCCAGAGAAGGACAACATGCAGAACAGCCGCAATGGGGTCAACGACAGCAACCTCTTTATAAACCCTACCCAGATCTCCCCCCCTTACTACTCCCGGCAGAATCAGGCAGGGCATGAAGCGCGCTTGGAGCTGGCAGGAAAAGGCCGGGCGCGACAGCAGCAAGAGGAAGGCCAGTCGGACCGCGGCAGTAGCGACAGCGTGTCGGAACACGATGCGCCTATGGAAGGAGAAACAGAGCAAGTGGAACTGATTGGCAAAGATGGGCAAGTAACAGATGTGCACGTGAAGGTAGAAAAGACCGACAGACCCACTTACTCAGATAGTTCCTCGGCTGGTGATGATGGCTACCACACAGAGTTGGTGGATGGAGAACAGGTACTGGCTGTTAGTGTGGGTTCTTACGGTCCCGTCATCCAGGCTCCTACCTATTCTTACTCAGGGCTGTCCTCCCCGTGCTTCGTCAACCTCAGCAACTCCAGTCCTTCTCGCTCCATGCTCAGCGGCTTCAGAGGGGGACGAGCGAGGGCAAAACGACCACTGGCTATCCCAGCAGGGGTCCTGAGCCACATCAAACCGGGCTCAGACGAAGGCGAATCAGCCGTGGGACCCACAGGGTTGGAAAACGACGTAAGAGAGCGCAGTCTGCGGAGCCAGTGGTACCCCTACAATGAGAGACTGATTTGCATCTACTGTGGAAAAACCTTCAATCAGAAAGGGAGCCTGGACCGCCACATGCGCCTGCACATGGGAATCACCCCATTCGTCTGTAAGTTCTGTGGCAAGAAGTACACGAGGAAAGATCAGCTGGAGTACCACATCCGTGGCCACACGGACAACAAGCCCTTCCACTGTCAGATCTGTGGCAAATGCTTCCCGTTTCAGGGCACCCTTAACCAGCACCTGAGGAAGAAGCACATGGGAGCATCGGAGAGCAGCAATCACACGGACTCtccagagaggacggagggaaGTTCGGGTCAGAAGGACCAAGAGGATACGTCGGAGGGGATGGCCTTTGAGGCACAATATGCAGAAGAGGCACCAGCCAATGATGTGGAGGAAAGTTCGAAATGCAGTCCGGAGGAGGCGCAAGCATCGAGATGTGATTTTTAG
- the zbtb34 gene encoding zinc finger and BTB domain-containing protein 34 isoform X2, whose amino-acid sequence MDDGSYIEFDVPEFSNTVLTQLNELRLQGKLCDIIVHIQGQPFRAHKAVLAASSPYFRDHSALSTMSGLSISVIKSPEVFEQLLAFCYTGHMSLQLKDIISFLTAASFLQMQTIIDKCTQILESIHSKISLPVSVCSPEKDNMQNSRNGVNDSNLFINPTQISPPYYSRQNQAGHEARLELAGKGRARQQQEEGQSDRGSSDSVSEHDAPMEGETEQVELIGKDGQVTDVHVKVEKTDRPTYSDSSSAGDDGYHTELVDGEQVLAVSVGSYGPVIQAPTYSYSGLSSPCFVNLSNSSPSRSMLSGFRGGRARAKRPLAIPAGVLSHIKPGSDEGESAVGPTGLENDVRERSLRSQWYPYNERLICIYCGKTFNQKGSLDRHMRLHMGITPFVCKFCGKKYTRKDQLEYHIRGHTDNKPFHCQICGKCFPFQGTLNQHLRKKHMGASESSNHTDSPERTEGSSGQKDQEDTSEGMAFEAQYAEEAPANDVEESSKCSPEEAQASRCDF is encoded by the coding sequence ATGGACGACGGCAGCTACATCGAGTTTGATGTGCCGGAGTTCAGCAACACTGTTCTAACCCAACTCAATGAGTTGCGCCTGCAAGGAAAGTTGTGTGACATTATTGTTCACATTCAGGGCCAGCCGTTTCGAGCACACAAGGCCGTGCTGGCGGCGAGTTCACCCTACTTTCGTGACCACTCGGCTCTCAGCACCATGAGTGGCCTTTCCATTTCGGTCATCAAAAGCCCTGAGGTGTTTGAGCAGCTCCTTGCTTTCTGCTACACAGGTCACATGTCCCTCCAGCTCAAGGATATTATCAGTTTCCTCACTGCTGCCAGCTTTCTGCAGATGCAGACTATCATTGACAAGTGCACCCAAATTCTTGAGAGCATCCATTCCAAGATCAGCCTCCCAGTCAGTGTCTGCAGTCCAGAGAAGGACAACATGCAGAACAGCCGCAATGGGGTCAACGACAGCAACCTCTTTATAAACCCTACCCAGATCTCCCCCCCTTACTACTCCCGGCAGAATCAGGCAGGGCATGAAGCGCGCTTGGAGCTGGCAGGAAAAGGCCGGGCGCGACAGCAGCAAGAGGAAGGCCAGTCGGACCGCGGCAGTAGCGACAGCGTGTCGGAACACGATGCGCCTATGGAAGGAGAAACAGAGCAAGTGGAACTGATTGGCAAAGATGGGCAAGTAACAGATGTGCACGTGAAGGTAGAAAAGACCGACAGACCCACTTACTCAGATAGTTCCTCGGCTGGTGATGATGGCTACCACACAGAGTTGGTGGATGGAGAACAGGTACTGGCTGTTAGTGTGGGTTCTTACGGTCCCGTCATCCAGGCTCCTACCTATTCTTACTCAGGGCTGTCCTCCCCGTGCTTCGTCAACCTCAGCAACTCCAGTCCTTCTCGCTCCATGCTCAGCGGCTTCAGAGGGGGACGAGCGAGGGCAAAACGACCACTGGCTATCCCAGCAGGGGTCCTGAGCCACATCAAACCGGGCTCAGACGAAGGCGAATCAGCCGTGGGACCCACAGGGTTGGAAAACGACGTAAGAGAGCGCAGTCTGCGGAGCCAGTGGTACCCCTACAATGAGAGACTGATTTGCATCTACTGTGGAAAAACCTTCAATCAGAAAGGGAGCCTGGACCGCCACATGCGCCTGCACATGGGAATCACCCCATTCGTCTGTAAGTTCTGTGGCAAGAAGTACACGAGGAAAGATCAGCTGGAGTACCACATCCGTGGCCACACGGACAACAAGCCCTTCCACTGTCAGATCTGTGGCAAATGCTTCCCGTTTCAGGGCACCCTTAACCAGCACCTGAGGAAGAAGCACATGGGAGCATCGGAGAGCAGCAATCACACGGACTCtccagagaggacggagggaaGTTCGGGTCAGAAGGACCAAGAGGATACGTCGGAGGGGATGGCCTTTGAGGCACAATATGCAGAAGAGGCACCAGCCAATGATGTGGAGGAAAGTTCGAAATGCAGTCCGGAGGAGGCGCAAGCATCGAGATGTGATTTTTAG